A region from the Terriglobales bacterium genome encodes:
- a CDS encoding ferredoxin family protein, which translates to CIGTKDTACVDACPVDCIHPKKDEEKHATEEMLYIDPVECIDCGACVPVCPVSAIFALDDLPEKWKSFTERNAKYYGR; encoded by the coding sequence TGTATCGGCACCAAGGACACCGCGTGCGTGGACGCCTGTCCGGTGGATTGCATCCACCCCAAGAAGGATGAAGAGAAGCACGCCACGGAAGAGATGCTGTACATCGACCCGGTGGAATGCATCGACTGCGGCGCCTGCGTGCCGGTCTGTCCGGTGTCGGCCATCTTCGCGCTCGACGACCTGCCGGAGAAGTGGAAGAGCTTTACCGAGCGCAACG